In one Candidatus Microthrix subdominans genomic region, the following are encoded:
- a CDS encoding sigma-70 family RNA polymerase sigma factor → MEYADSLYSAAMRMTRNPADAEDLLQETLLKGYRAYGRFEAGTNLRAWLFRILTNTFINSYRSKQRRPDESDLADVEDLFLYRRLGGLEMARRGRSAEDELMDLFTEGEVTDALEALPDHFRVPVLLADVEGFSYKEIAEILDIPIGTVMSRLHRGRKALQKSLHTFGVERGLADPDPDDTKASAPTTAPSAP, encoded by the coding sequence ATGGAGTACGCGGACAGCCTGTACTCGGCGGCCATGCGGATGACCCGCAACCCTGCCGACGCCGAGGATCTGCTGCAGGAGACGCTCCTGAAGGGCTATCGGGCCTACGGCCGTTTCGAGGCCGGCACCAACCTGCGCGCATGGCTCTTCCGCATTCTGACCAACACGTTCATCAACTCCTACCGGTCCAAGCAGCGTCGCCCCGACGAGTCCGACCTGGCCGACGTGGAAGACCTGTTCCTGTATCGCCGTCTCGGTGGACTGGAGATGGCTCGGCGGGGGCGCTCAGCCGAGGACGAGCTGATGGACCTGTTCACCGAGGGTGAGGTGACCGACGCGTTGGAGGCGCTGCCGGACCATTTTCGGGTGCCGGTGTTGCTCGCCGACGTCGAGGGTTTCTCCTACAAGGAGATCGCCGAGATCCTCGACATTCCCATCGGCACGGTGATGAGTCGGCTGCACCGTGGAAGAAAGGCGTTGCAGAAGTCGTTACACACGTTTGGAGTCGAGCGCGGCTTGGCCGACCCCGACCCCGACGACACCAAGGCATCCGCCCCGACGACCGCACCGAGTGCACCATGA
- a CDS encoding zf-HC2 domain-containing protein, with translation MTSPNAEPFNAQASGAEEVTVGSQPVAHRHGGSDNPCQSALDGLYQYVDGEMSEEGRLQLEMHLRDCVGCENVFGFEFQVKRLIATRGRTRCPDEVRARLVTVIQTYAIETQPDA, from the coding sequence ATGACCAGCCCCAACGCTGAACCGTTCAACGCACAAGCATCCGGCGCCGAAGAGGTAACCGTCGGGTCCCAGCCTGTAGCTCATCGGCACGGGGGATCGGACAACCCCTGCCAGAGCGCGCTCGACGGCCTGTACCAATACGTCGACGGCGAGATGTCCGAGGAGGGCCGCCTTCAGCTGGAGATGCACCTGCGCGACTGTGTCGGGTGCGAGAACGTCTTCGGTTTCGAGTTTCAGGTGAAGCGTCTGATCGCAACGCGCGGTCGAACCCGCTGTCCGGACGAGGTACGGGCCCGCCTGGTGACGGTGATCCAGACCTACGCCATCGAGACCCAACCCGATGCGTGA
- a CDS encoding zinc-dependent metalloprotease, protein MTEAVDWTLAAKLAKRVAGNDPLEDSYRSGTLAADVAEFTPLAQQLVEAETGWPSASGPARARVVDRGGWVQANIGSFQRLLAPLLERMGETMTGASAYVAPKVAAAEMGLILGWMSRRVLGQYDLLVTEPGSGATGEGAGEADDQDVVYLVGPNLMALERKFGFPPREFRLWVCVHELTHRAQFTGVPWLRPYFLEQVQLLLSAAEPDPTRFLAALGRLAEAIRTGVNPLDEGGLSALFAGPEQRAAMDRLAGLMSLLEGHGDIVMNRAAGDRIPSSERFHEVLSARRSAAGPAALIQKLMGMEAKMRQYEEGERFIETIEAAHGRSGLDRAFQSADTVPTLSDIRDPEAWMARVGLGKRSIARR, encoded by the coding sequence ATGACCGAGGCAGTCGACTGGACCCTGGCTGCGAAGCTGGCGAAACGCGTGGCGGGCAACGATCCCCTCGAAGATTCCTATCGGTCGGGCACGTTGGCGGCCGACGTCGCCGAGTTCACGCCCCTGGCCCAGCAGCTCGTCGAAGCGGAGACCGGCTGGCCATCGGCTTCCGGGCCGGCCCGGGCGCGCGTGGTGGACCGCGGCGGTTGGGTGCAGGCCAATATCGGTTCGTTCCAGCGCCTGCTCGCCCCGCTTCTCGAGCGGATGGGCGAGACCATGACCGGGGCGTCTGCCTACGTGGCCCCTAAGGTGGCCGCCGCCGAGATGGGGCTGATCCTGGGTTGGATGTCACGTCGCGTGCTCGGCCAGTACGACCTGTTGGTGACCGAACCCGGCTCCGGTGCGACCGGTGAGGGTGCGGGCGAAGCCGACGACCAGGACGTGGTGTACCTGGTTGGGCCCAACCTGATGGCCCTGGAGCGCAAGTTCGGCTTTCCCCCTCGCGAGTTCCGCCTGTGGGTGTGCGTGCACGAGCTGACCCACCGGGCCCAGTTCACCGGTGTGCCCTGGCTGCGGCCCTACTTCCTCGAACAGGTTCAGCTGCTGCTGTCGGCGGCCGAGCCCGACCCCACCCGATTTCTCGCCGCACTGGGTCGCCTGGCGGAAGCGATCCGCACCGGTGTCAACCCGCTGGACGAGGGCGGCTTGTCGGCGCTGTTCGCCGGCCCCGAACAGCGGGCGGCCATGGACCGGCTGGCCGGGCTGATGAGCCTGCTCGAAGGCCACGGCGACATCGTGATGAACCGGGCGGCCGGCGATCGCATCCCATCCTCGGAACGGTTCCATGAGGTGCTATCGGCGCGGCGTAGCGCTGCGGGTCCGGCGGCGCTGATCCAGAAGCTGATGGGCATGGAGGCCAAGATGCGCCAGTATGAGGAGGGCGAGCGCTTCATCGAGACCATCGAAGCCGCCCATGGCCGGTCCGGGCTTGACCGGGCCTTCCAGTCGGCCGACACCGTGCCGACGCTGAGCGACATCCGCGACCCGGAGGCGTGGATGGCCCGCGTGGGGTTGGGGAAGCGGTCGATCGCCCGCAGGTGA
- a CDS encoding tRNA lysidine(34) synthetase TilS, translating to MCVGAVKLRDHHLVQALLPRCTFPEVGASLRCGWSGGADSTALVVLAIAAGCRVEAVHVEHGLRSGNDDRSRLDAMAERLGIAVRTETVEVAPGPNLEARARTARRGILGPDAATGHTADDQAEGVLLAMLRGAGPWGLAGMRDGPTHPLLALRRSDTEGLCRSLGLITVEDPTNASAVHRRNRVRNEVIGLLGDVAERDPVPQLCRLAAHQRELADLLDAQAGQVDISAPSALAGLPRPVAVAALRRWWREATGLEHPPDHRALERMLAVADPGGPPGADVVAGWRVARTAGRIRLVRGGPDS from the coding sequence GTGTGCGTGGGCGCCGTGAAGCTGAGGGATCACCACCTGGTTCAAGCCCTGCTCCCGAGGTGCACCTTTCCCGAGGTCGGGGCCTCGCTGCGTTGCGGATGGTCGGGAGGCGCCGACTCGACGGCGCTGGTCGTGCTGGCGATAGCCGCCGGTTGCCGGGTGGAGGCGGTCCACGTCGAGCACGGGCTGCGGTCGGGCAACGACGATCGCTCCCGGCTCGACGCGATGGCCGAGCGCCTGGGAATCGCCGTGCGCACCGAAACGGTGGAGGTTGCCCCCGGCCCCAACCTGGAGGCCAGGGCCCGGACAGCACGCAGGGGCATTCTCGGCCCGGATGCCGCCACCGGCCATACCGCCGACGACCAGGCCGAGGGGGTGCTGCTGGCGATGCTGCGCGGTGCCGGCCCGTGGGGGCTGGCGGGAATGCGCGACGGGCCCACCCACCCCCTGTTGGCGCTGCGTCGCTCCGACACCGAGGGGTTGTGCCGGTCGCTGGGGCTGATCACGGTGGAGGACCCGACCAACGCCTCGGCGGTGCACCGCCGCAACCGGGTGCGCAACGAAGTGATCGGTTTGCTCGGCGATGTCGCCGAGCGGGACCCGGTGCCTCAGCTGTGTCGCCTGGCGGCCCACCAGCGGGAGCTGGCCGACCTGCTCGATGCGCAGGCCGGCCAGGTCGACATCAGCGCACCCTCGGCGCTGGCGGGGCTCCCGCGTCCGGTGGCGGTCGCGGCGCTGCGTCGATGGTGGCGGGAGGCGACCGGCCTGGAGCATCCTCCCGACCACCGCGCGCTCGAGCGCATGCTGGCGGTGGCCGATCCGGGCGGCCCCCCAGGGGCCGACGTCGTCGCCGGATGGCGAGTGGCCCGCACCGCCGGTCGGATTCGGCTGGTTCGTGGCGGGCCGGACAGCTGA
- the hpt gene encoding hypoxanthine phosphoribosyltransferase — protein sequence MSTDRHIGPVLFSAEQLAQRIALLGAQVTEDYEGRAPLLVGVLRGASVFLTDLVRAIDLPVSMDFIAVSSYGSATQTSGVVRLVKDLDEDLTDRHVILVEDIVDTGLTLRYLRKNLGARGPASLEVATLLARHSADVSGQNVGYVGFEIPDDAFVIGYGLDLNQRYRNLGYIATYVEDGQ from the coding sequence TTGAGCACCGATCGCCACATCGGACCGGTCCTGTTCAGCGCCGAGCAGTTGGCGCAGCGGATCGCACTGCTGGGGGCGCAGGTCACCGAGGACTACGAGGGGCGGGCGCCACTCCTCGTCGGCGTGCTGCGCGGCGCCTCGGTGTTCCTGACCGACCTGGTGCGGGCGATCGACCTGCCGGTGTCGATGGATTTCATCGCCGTGTCCAGTTACGGGTCGGCCACACAGACCTCCGGCGTGGTGCGCTTGGTCAAGGACCTCGACGAAGATCTGACCGACCGGCACGTCATCCTGGTCGAGGACATCGTCGACACCGGCCTCACGCTGCGTTACCTGCGCAAAAATCTGGGCGCCCGCGGCCCGGCCAGCCTCGAGGTGGCCACGTTGTTGGCCCGCCACTCGGCCGACGTGTCCGGCCAAAACGTCGGCTACGTCGGCTTCGAAATCCCCGATGACGCCTTCGTCATCGGCTACGGCCTCGACCTCAATCAGCGGTACCGCAACCTGGGCTACATCGCGACCTACGTCGAAGACGGCCAGTAG
- the ftsH gene encoding ATP-dependent zinc metalloprotease FtsH yields the protein MKLKKRRRQVIVGGVVLFVIAVAAFVAVRALGSDPTELRYDELIDRVKDDRVEKATLYSSQGRVTGTLRGGEEFTASVPTEGSDGLARSLTRSGAELEVDTAASSWWEDLFLNVGPTLLILGAFLYFMINMQGGGIGGLRIGRSGTKTRPDQSEVTFADVAGADEAVAELSEIRDFLADPDRFAAMGARIPKGVLLFGPPGTGKTLLARAVAGEAGVPFMSLSGSDFVEMFVGVGASRVRDLFKQAKEDAPAIIFVDEIDAVGRQRGAGLGGGHDEREQTLNQLLVEMDGFDPSTGVILMAATNRPDILDPALLRPGRFDRQVVVDRPDLAGRLAILKVHTKGKPFSEQANLEVLARRTPGFTGADLANVVNEAAILTTREGRDQVSEADLTEAIDRVLAGPARRSRMMSEADKLTIAYHEAGHAVLGRVLEHTDPVHRVSIVARGQALGWTLSLPEEDQYLTSRAQLLDRMVMMLGGRVAEELVFGEITTGAADDIEKVTDLARRMVSEFGMSERLGPLHYGSDEPQVAGRDPHGVKLSDDVAGQVDAEIARLVNEASARATELLRAHRGMLDRLARRLVDEETVTGDELDGLLIDPPDGTDTTDAAAPPTDPVVGGASDAIDAPGALDEKGAIP from the coding sequence GTGAAGCTGAAGAAGCGTCGTCGCCAGGTGATCGTGGGCGGCGTGGTGTTGTTCGTGATCGCCGTGGCCGCCTTCGTGGCCGTCCGCGCGCTGGGCAGCGACCCCACCGAGCTTCGCTACGACGAGTTGATCGATCGGGTGAAGGACGACCGGGTTGAGAAAGCCACGCTCTACTCCTCCCAGGGGCGGGTGACCGGCACGTTGCGCGGCGGCGAGGAGTTCACCGCATCGGTCCCAACCGAAGGTTCCGACGGGCTGGCCCGATCGCTCACCCGCTCCGGCGCCGAGCTTGAGGTCGACACCGCTGCATCGTCGTGGTGGGAGGACCTGTTTCTGAACGTCGGACCCACCCTTCTGATCCTTGGCGCCTTCCTGTACTTCATGATCAACATGCAGGGTGGCGGCATCGGCGGGCTGCGCATCGGACGCTCCGGCACCAAGACCCGACCCGATCAGAGCGAGGTGACCTTCGCCGACGTGGCCGGTGCCGACGAGGCGGTGGCCGAACTGTCCGAGATTCGCGACTTTCTCGCCGACCCCGACCGGTTTGCTGCGATGGGGGCCCGCATTCCCAAGGGCGTGCTGTTGTTCGGCCCGCCGGGCACCGGCAAGACGCTGCTGGCCCGGGCGGTCGCCGGAGAGGCCGGGGTGCCGTTCATGTCGTTGTCGGGGTCGGACTTCGTCGAGATGTTCGTCGGCGTCGGGGCCAGCCGGGTGCGCGACCTGTTCAAGCAGGCCAAGGAGGACGCGCCGGCGATCATCTTCGTCGACGAGATCGATGCGGTCGGCCGGCAACGAGGGGCCGGGTTGGGCGGCGGCCACGACGAGCGGGAGCAGACGCTCAACCAGTTGCTCGTCGAGATGGACGGCTTCGACCCGTCGACCGGCGTGATCTTGATGGCGGCCACCAACCGTCCCGACATCCTCGATCCCGCCCTGTTGCGCCCGGGCCGCTTCGATCGTCAGGTGGTCGTCGATCGCCCCGACCTGGCCGGACGGCTGGCCATCCTCAAGGTTCACACGAAGGGCAAGCCGTTCTCCGAGCAGGCCAACCTGGAGGTGCTCGCCCGGCGCACGCCGGGCTTCACCGGTGCGGACTTGGCCAACGTGGTGAACGAGGCCGCCATCCTCACCACCCGCGAGGGACGTGATCAGGTGAGCGAGGCCGACCTGACCGAAGCGATCGACCGGGTGCTGGCAGGTCCCGCCCGACGCAGCCGCATGATGTCGGAGGCCGACAAGTTGACGATCGCCTACCACGAGGCCGGCCACGCCGTGCTGGGTCGGGTGCTCGAGCACACCGACCCGGTGCACCGGGTGTCGATCGTGGCCCGCGGGCAGGCGCTGGGGTGGACGCTGTCGCTGCCCGAGGAGGACCAGTACCTCACCTCAAGGGCCCAGCTGCTCGACCGGATGGTGATGATGCTCGGGGGTCGGGTGGCCGAGGAGCTGGTGTTCGGTGAGATCACCACCGGCGCGGCCGACGACATCGAGAAGGTGACGGATCTCGCCCGCCGCATGGTGTCGGAGTTCGGCATGAGCGAACGCCTCGGGCCGCTGCACTACGGCAGCGATGAGCCCCAGGTGGCCGGGCGCGACCCGCACGGAGTGAAGCTGTCCGACGACGTCGCCGGCCAGGTCGATGCCGAAATCGCCCGGCTGGTCAACGAAGCCTCCGCCCGGGCGACCGAGCTGCTCCGGGCTCACCGGGGGATGCTCGACCGCCTGGCCCGTCGCCTGGTCGACGAGGAGACGGTCACCGGCGACGAGCTCGACGGACTGCTGATCGACCCGCCCGACGGGACCGACACGACCGATGCTGCGGCCCCACCCACCGATCCGGTTGTTGGTGGTGCGTCCGACGCCATCGATGCGCCGGGTGCCCTCGACGAGAAAGGTGCGATTCCATGA
- the folE gene encoding GTP cyclohydrolase I FolE, with translation MNSPAPSPGRLETPDPTAEPQGTSVDLPRVEAAVRELLAAIGEDPERDGLLDTPARVARMYAEVCSGLHDDPRRHLRTTFEANHDEMIMVRDITFHSLCEHHLAPFSGRAHVAYIPNEEGRITGLSKLARLTLGYAARPQVQERLTTQIAEAIEEVLAPRGVLVVVEAEHLCMAMRGVRSSGSTTVTSAVRGLFRTDVAARAEAMGLIG, from the coding sequence ATGAACAGCCCCGCCCCGTCCCCGGGCCGGCTCGAGACACCCGACCCGACGGCGGAACCGCAAGGGACCTCGGTCGATCTTCCCCGCGTCGAGGCGGCGGTGCGCGAGCTGCTCGCCGCGATCGGCGAGGACCCAGAGCGCGACGGCCTCCTCGACACACCGGCCCGGGTGGCGCGCATGTACGCCGAGGTGTGCTCCGGGCTGCACGACGACCCGCGCCGTCACCTGCGCACCACCTTTGAGGCCAACCACGACGAGATGATCATGGTGCGCGACATCACCTTTCACTCGCTGTGCGAGCACCACCTGGCGCCGTTCAGCGGACGGGCCCACGTCGCCTACATCCCCAACGAGGAGGGCCGCATCACCGGGCTGTCCAAGCTGGCCCGCCTCACCCTGGGCTACGCCGCCCGGCCCCAGGTTCAGGAGCGGCTGACCACCCAGATCGCCGAGGCGATCGAGGAGGTGCTCGCACCGCGCGGGGTGCTGGTCGTCGTCGAGGCCGAACACCTGTGCATGGCCATGCGTGGGGTGCGTTCCTCCGGTTCGACCACGGTCACCTCGGCGGTTCGCGGGCTGTTCCGCACCGATGTGGCTGCCCGGGCGGAGGCGATGGGGCTGATCGGCTGA
- the folP gene encoding dihydropteroate synthase produces MGILNTTPDSFSDGGTFLATDDAVAHGRMMIAEGAAIIDVGGESTRPGAQAVSTAEELARVIDVVEALSETTMVSIDTRSETVARAAVAVGAGIINDVGAGLGHVAADLGVGWIAMHSPAPPTVMAEHCGYEDVVAEVTEALAGAAAEAARMGAPKVWIDPGIGFGKDLGGNLDLLAHLDHLVATGWPVALGTSRKSSLGVLSGRADRRATPPVAGSATLRLDGDNPVVGGRSTGDLVVANPPADDRLEASLATAVWAACAGIDLLRVHDVAATMAALAAAGVPPRSSAASGVSTTGGAPASQPIPKER; encoded by the coding sequence ATGGGCATCCTGAACACCACGCCCGACTCGTTCTCCGACGGCGGCACCTTCCTGGCCACCGACGATGCGGTCGCTCACGGCCGGATGATGATCGCCGAGGGCGCCGCCATCATCGACGTCGGTGGGGAGTCGACACGGCCCGGTGCCCAGGCCGTATCCACCGCCGAGGAACTCGCCCGCGTGATCGACGTGGTTGAAGCGCTCAGCGAGACGACAATGGTGTCGATCGATACGCGCAGCGAGACGGTGGCCCGGGCTGCCGTCGCCGTCGGCGCCGGCATCATCAACGATGTCGGTGCCGGCCTGGGCCATGTCGCCGCCGACCTGGGTGTGGGCTGGATCGCCATGCACAGCCCCGCACCCCCGACGGTGATGGCCGAGCACTGCGGCTACGAGGATGTGGTTGCTGAAGTGACCGAGGCGTTGGCCGGCGCGGCCGCCGAGGCGGCCCGGATGGGCGCGCCCAAGGTGTGGATCGATCCCGGCATCGGCTTTGGCAAGGACCTGGGCGGAAACCTCGACCTGCTCGCCCACCTCGATCACCTGGTCGCCACCGGCTGGCCGGTGGCGCTGGGCACCAGCCGCAAGTCCAGCCTCGGCGTGCTCAGCGGGCGCGCCGACCGGCGGGCGACCCCCCCGGTCGCCGGCAGTGCCACCCTGCGGCTCGACGGGGACAACCCAGTGGTTGGTGGTCGTTCGACCGGCGACCTTGTGGTGGCCAACCCGCCTGCCGACGATCGGCTGGAAGCATCGCTGGCGACAGCGGTGTGGGCGGCATGCGCCGGGATCGATCTGCTACGAGTCCACGACGTGGCCGCCACCATGGCAGCGCTGGCGGCCGCCGGGGTTCCCCCCCGCTCGTCCGCCGCCAGCGGAGTCTCAACCACCGGAGGCGCCCCCGCCTCCCAACCCATCCCCAAGGAGCGCTGA
- the folB gene encoding dihydroneopterin aldolase — protein MVTTDQIELAGLRVMASVGVLPEERSRPQPLELALVLTADLAPAGASDALADTIDYGAVTDAVVAACAQQHYDLLERLAQVVADAALSEGRSDGEAGARVDEVTVSVRKLRPPVPHDLAFAGVRITRRGAVG, from the coding sequence GTGGTGACAACCGATCAGATCGAGTTGGCGGGGCTGCGGGTGATGGCCAGCGTCGGGGTGCTCCCCGAGGAGCGCTCGCGCCCCCAGCCCCTCGAGCTCGCCCTCGTCCTCACCGCCGACCTCGCACCGGCGGGTGCCAGCGATGCGTTGGCCGACACGATCGACTACGGCGCGGTCACCGACGCGGTCGTCGCCGCCTGCGCCCAGCAGCACTACGACCTGCTCGAGCGCCTGGCCCAAGTGGTCGCCGATGCTGCACTGTCCGAGGGTCGCAGCGACGGTGAGGCCGGCGCCCGGGTGGACGAGGTCACGGTCAGCGTCCGCAAGCTGCGCCCACCGGTGCCCCACGACCTGGCGTTCGCCGGAGTGCGGATCACCCGACGTGGGGCGGTGGGTTGA